The DNA region ATTTGGATTGACAACTTTACACAGAATATTTTTACAAAAACACAGACTCTTGATAGACTTCGTAACTACAGATTAAAGATTCTTGTGATCTGTGGCCATAACACAGACAGGAAGATTTGACATAGATGACAGATGTCACATTGTTATCTGTGATAAGGTCACAGAACATCAAAGAATTTAAAAGGCAAGGTTAAcgattttgaattttataattAATCTGATAAATCaagaaatatgaaataattAGTTATTCCGTTTTGAATATATTAGCCCTTTATGTTGTCCTGTAGCAGAGTTTGTCACTGCCTCTAGCGAATTGACTGTATTTCGTCTACGTTACAAATATAATTCTGAAAACGAAGTCCAACCGAAATAATCAACAAATAACCACTGATTCCTTAATTATGGAGCAGCAGAAACCAAAAGTAACGTTTACTAATGAGATATCTAGAATGATGTTTGGATTTGGTGATAGTTGCAGTCCAAATCCAGAAACGGTTCAACTGGTAGAAAATATAACTCTGGACCAACTTCGCACTATAGTTCGAGAAGCATTAAAGTATTCTGCAGATGGAAAAACTTTGAAAGgtgaagaattaatttttttgatgagACATGATAAGTACAAAATGAGAAGATTCGTGAAATATTTGCACAATAAAgttttaaaaaatattcaaacaagCAATCTGGCAGAGATAGACTTGGATGTGAAACCCAAAGGATATTTGATGgaattcattcaaaaaatagATGAAACTGGAGAATTCACAGATCTGactgaaatggatgaagttaAACATCAAAGAGATTTAAGAGCTGATAGAATTTCACAAGCATTAGATGAAGAACAATATTTAGAGTTCTGTAAGGCACGCACCACATCTTTTTGTAGTAAACATATCACTATGAGGAACTTGGAGAGGCTGAAAAACTGGATTGACTCTGATCCTAATAGTCAAATTGTGTTTCGACTTGAGGCTTTGGAAGTCCTTGCCTATTTGGCTTATCAAACTGTGGCTGAAATAGTGGATTATGCTTTGCTGGTGAGAATGGACGCAAATGGTGGTCATGACCCATTAAAACATATAGCTGGTTCATATTATTCTGCAACAATGTTTAGTTATGCTCACAAATTTGGAGCATCAAACTTTGACCATAGCAGAGTATATAGTGGTCAAGCAGCAATTACAGTTAATGAAATAAAAGAAGTTATGAGAAGAGTTCGATCACCTCAAGCAGGTGTTTTAAACTTTGGTGGAAAACCTCCTGAAACTCGTTACTGTTTTGCACTATAGATAAAATTGCCATCTGAAGCTTTTCATTCATATAATAAGTATTTTgtaaatatttttatatactGTATTATCATTCTGTGTAAAATGACTGCCCTAAGAAATGAACACTTTTTTGCGATTTTATTTTATGGACACCACAAATTAGGACTGAATAATTCATAAGAAACAAAGCTCATTTTCTTCTTGCATTCTTCTCATTCACAaaacataaatattttttcataaaaaataatttttttttatttaaaatttctTTCATATATTATGTAGCCCTCATATATCTAGGAGCTGTTTATTTACATTATAGGGGAAGTTTTTTGCAGATAGGGAAATTTGTCATGAGTTTTTTATTGTAAGAGACTTGGTTGTGTTCTGTTTTTTTGTAGTTTACTATACtagaaatatcaaaatatacaATTTGTAGCTCAAATGTTTTCTGTCCTATCTATACTGGGAAGTCTTAGATCACTTTTCACTTAGTCGGCATCTgagaaaaagaattttttttacattaaaGCAGGACATGAAAAATATATACTACCTAGATAATGAGCTAAAATAGTCATCATTGTAAATCCCAACCCAATACATGAAAGTTGGTATAATCCAGCACCCCTTTTTTGATGCTCTTGGTGCCACCTTGCTCTTTCTCTAGGAATGATTTCACTCAGAGTTACATAAAGAAGGGTACCTCCTGCTAAAccctaaaaaatatttcaaatgaacagaataTCAATCCTGATCACTATGAAAATACCAAAGTATAACATTTAGATTCTTACTTGTAAAACTGCCATCAATTTATCAGATAAAGTatcctgaatatttgaaataaatgtTCCTGCAATAATTCCAGCAACAGATCCAACAGAAAAAACCAATATTCCTAATAGGTGGCGGCATGTTGTTGTGTTGGCGGCTAATTCTAGACCTAAGCAGAAACCAACCACTAGCTTGTGAGAAGAAATAGCTCCAAGCAAAAGTAAAACCTATTTGAAacagatataattttttattgaaaatatgaatgaaaaatagagcGTTATTTTTCGTTGACTATTTTAGTTCATTGTTTATTCTCAAACTAGGAAGATCTTTTCTGAATTACGTTCAGAATAAAATTgttacactacacatctgtgaggatcttttaaaaagagttgaaaTCGGTCAAAgttcccaatttttcgaatttctcagatattttttatttcagaacatcaaattactcgtaaacggcgcatcatacgagaaaatgtgaagaatacttttattttacaaaacgttcaaatattcatgagatagcatccaactgagtttcaagagttgggttctttggatttttggtatttttatggtacgtaatgcgTATGAccatggtcataataagaaaactgaaagacgtgggtgatatcttgtcttcgaaaaatattcatcacatgaatgaaaaacaatattccgaaactcattacattcgataaaaccgttatttgagagataaaacaaaattttttttttttatggtttgtcaacagcctgtatcttttaaacttaaaccgagccgattcggcaaaaatggtataggaaaaaagtgtttcttttgacctacagatttttttaaaaactgatttcacATTATGTAAATGCtcgaaaaacagaaaaattacaTTTAAATTTCACTTTCTCATTTAATCTCACTTATCTGTCAATATCAATATTTCTCCAAACagtggaatattttttttatcatgaTGAAATGAGATGAGTCTATTGACTGAGAGCATCAACCTTTTGTTGCTTCATAATCCCAGTTGGATCAACATTTAATTAGTCAATGCAAACATACATACATATGAGATCCATGGAAATGATGGAAAAAATTTACGCACTCCGAAATCATTCACTTTACCAAAACACACAGCTCAAAATTAAGAGACCATAGTTTGCGCGTATTTAATAATATATAGAGTGTATTTGTAGTCGGAAAGATCCCTTTTGTCCGGAAATGTTTTGTTTCCTAGATACAGGGCGTACTAAATACACAAATAACAAATTCCAggatattttcgaaacatc from Coccinella septempunctata chromosome 1, icCocSept1.1, whole genome shotgun sequence includes:
- the LOC123308269 gene encoding transcription initiation protein SPT3 homolog, with amino-acid sequence MEQQKPKVTFTNEISRMMFGFGDSCSPNPETVQLVENITLDQLRTIVREALKYSADGKTLKGEELIFLMRHDKYKMRRFVKYLHNKVLKNIQTSNLAEIDLDVKPKGYLMEFIQKIDETGEFTDLTEMDEVKHQRDLRADRISQALDEEQYLEFCKARTTSFCSKHITMRNLERLKNWIDSDPNSQIVFRLEALEVLAYLAYQTVAEIVDYALLVRMDANGGHDPLKHIAGSYYSATMFSYAHKFGASNFDHSRVYSGQAAITVNEIKEVMRRVRSPQAGVLNFGGKPPETRYCFAL